The proteins below come from a single Rosa rugosa chromosome 2, drRosRugo1.1, whole genome shotgun sequence genomic window:
- the LOC133732382 gene encoding uncharacterized protein LOC133732382 — MAMVKNERDCSGAIDHFRLYSNLGTAFRRSCLSWYVGCVGHDFPIVFYLALGGSLLSYIYSAPPLKLKKRGHLLLKPRHWILISRYTRALQNLQRYQNKGSFCLYYWILVAGSWQ, encoded by the exons ATGGCTATGGTTAAGAATGAAAGAGACTGCTCCGGCGCCATCGACCACTTCAG GTTATACTCAAATCTGGGTACTGCTTTTAGGAGGTCTTGTCTCAGCTGGTATGTTGGATGTGTGG GACATGATTTCCCAATAGTCTTTTACCTTGCTCTGGGTGGATCCTTGCTATCATACATTTACTCTGCTCCACCTCTAAAG CTTAAAAAAAGAGGTCATCTACTGTTAAAGCCCAGACATTGGATACTTATTAGTAGATACACACGAGCATTGCAG AACCTTCAAAGGTACCAGAACAAGGGCAGCTTTTGTCTTTATTATTGGATTTTGGTTGCTGGATCTTGGCAATAA